GTTGCAGTGATCGCAGTTGACCCAGCCTTCGCCGCGACAGACGAGGCAGCCCTCGCCCTTGCAGTTGTCGCAGTTGGGAGTGCCCTGTCCGTTGCAGGCTGGGCAATCGCCGGTGCCGTCGCAGTCGCCGCAGTGAACGGGCTCGCTCATGATTTCTCCTCCTCTCGGGTTCTCGGCTTCGGACTTCGAAGAGGAGTGGCTCAGTCTTTGAGACTATTTCGCGCAATCTAAATTACGTCCACCGAGCGGGCGTGCGAACGGACCGCCTCCGGCGAGGAGCCGGGCTCGCCAGAACGGTGGAGCCCGGACCGAGAGCAGGGCTCGGCTGTGACTTTGCTCCCGTCCAGCGGTCTAGAGAGGCATAGCTCGCCGAAATGGCTCGGCGGAACACCCGGTCGAGGTGGATGCATGTTTCGAATCGATTAAAATGCTGGTCATGTTTCTGGATCGCTCCCGTACCGAAGAAATCGCCCGCCTTTCCCATGGACGCCTCGACGAGGTTCCGTTCGCAGCGGTGCTCCATGCGCTGGCCCTCGAGGAGCGCACGGCGGTGCTCTCGATCCAGCGGGGACCATTGAAGAAGGAGGTCTTTTTCGAAGACGGCTTCGTGGTGGATTGCCGCTCGAACTTGATCCACGAGACCCTCGGTCGCTTCATGATGGCGCTCGGCAAGATCTCTGCCGAGGATCTGCATCGCACCCTGAACGTCTCCTTCGAGCGCGGCGTGCGCCTCGGCGAGGTGTTGCAGGAAGAGGGCATAGTGACCGCCGTCGAGCTCGCCCGGCTACTGCAGCAGAACCTCGCCAAGAAGGTGCTCGACCTCTTCACCTGGCGGGATGGCTCCTACCAGATCGTCGACGAAGTCCCGGCAACCGGCTCGCCGCTGAAGATGAAGGTGCCTCAGTTGGTGGTCACCGGCGTGGCGAAGTTCACCTCGACGGAGGAGATTCGCCGCATGGTCGATGCCTTGCGCGAGGCCGGAGTGTTCTGGGACCACATGCGGCAGGGTCTGCTGGAGGATCTCCGCCTGAGCTCCGAGCAGCAGCACCTGGCTCATCTGCTTGCCCAGGGATGGGGCGTGGACGAGGTGGTGGCGGCTTCGCCGATCGAAGATCAGGAGATCTTTCGTCTGCTCTATGCCTTCGGGGTGCTCGGCCTGATCGCGGCCGCACCGCAGCGGATCGAGACCGGAGTCGAGGCCGGCGTCGAAGCGGTGCCGGAAGCCGCCGTCGAGATGGCGCCGGCGCCGGTCTCGTCAGCGGAGGAGGCGGCGCCCGTCACCACCGCTGACGAGGTCAGCTCTGGGCTTTCGGCCTTGGCGGAGATCGCCGCGGTGGACCCTGCCGCGGACGACCTCGTGCCGGTGGTGGCGCCTTCCACGGCAGTCGTACCCGAGTTCGGCGAGACCGATCCTCAGCCTGCCGCCGAGCCGTCGGAGGCGCTCGCCCAGATCTACCTCGACTACCGTGGACGCGATGCCTTCGACCTTCTCGGCGTGCCGGAGACCGTCACCATGTCGCGGTTGCGGGTCGCCTTCTTGGCTTTTTCCGAACGCTTCGCCCCTTGGTCCTTTCCCGAGGCGGGTCTCGCCGACAAGGCGCGCGACCTCTTCCTGGCCGGCGCTCAGGCCTTCGGTGACCTCGCCGATGGCGAACGTCGGCAGGCGCTGATCGAGGGCCGTCGCAGCCGGGTCGAGTCGCCGGTAACCTCGTCGATGGCGATCGAGACCGACCTGCTCGATTCCGAAAAGCAATTCGAGAAGGGCAAAGGGGAGATGGAGCGGGGGGATTTCGAGCAGGCCGTGACCACCCTGCAGTTCGCCGCCGACTGCGATCCCCAAAACGCCGAGTACCGTGCCGAGCTCGCCTACTGTCGCTATCTGGCCGAGCCCCAGCGCCTCGATCACGCCATCATCGAGCTGCAGGATGTGCTGCGCCTCGAGGCCGACTGCGGCGAAGCCAACCTCTACCTGGGAGAGCTGTTGATGGAGCGCGACGAGTGGCAGCGCTCCGAAGACCACCTGCGGCGCGCCAACCGCATGCTGGCCCCCGATCGGCGGCCGATCGAGAGCCTCAAGGCCCTCGCCGTCCGCCGTCGCCGCGGCTAGGAGGGTCGATTCACCAGCGCTTGGCGTTCTTCGGCGTTGAGGAAGGCACCTTCAAAGGCGTTGCGGCGCAGGGTCTCGAGCTCTTCGGGTCCGAGGCCGAGCTCTTCCTCGGCGATGCGAAACTCGTGAGCCAGATCGATCCCGCTGATCGCCGGATCGTCGGTGTTGAGGGTCGCCTTGATGCCCGCCGCCAGGAGCTGCTTCAGAGGGTGCTCGGCGTAGCTGCCGAAGGTGCTGGTGTGGACGTTGCTGGTCGGGCAGACCTCGAGTGGGATGCCGCGCTCCACCAGCAGGGCCAGCGTCGCCTGGTCTTCGATCGCTCGCACGCCATGGCCGATGCGCTCCGCTTCGAGACCGAGTACCGCCTGCCGCACGCTTTCCGGGCCCGCCGCTTCGCCGGCGTGGGCGATGGTGCGCAGGCCGGCCTCCCGCGCTCGCCGGAAGTGGTCCACGAAGAGCTCGCCCGGATAGCCCGCTTCGTCGCCGGCGAGATCGAGGGCGACCAAGCCGCGGTGACGGCCGGCGAGGCAGGCCTCGAGCTCCTGCCAGCCGATCTCGGTGCCGTAGTTGCGCGAGATGATGCCGATCAGCTTGGCCTGGACCTCGACCTGCCCGCGGGCCTCTTTGAGGGCATCGCAGGCGGCTTCGACTACGCCCTGCGGGTCGAGGCCGTGGGGCTCGGCCATGAAGTAGGGGCTGAAGCGCAGCTCG
This window of the Acidobacteriota bacterium genome carries:
- a CDS encoding molecular chaperone DnaJ, with the protein product MSEPVHCGDCDGTGDCPACNGQGTPNCDNCKGEGCLVCRGEGWVNCDHCNAQGVCPNCDGKGQVP
- a CDS encoding DUF4388 domain-containing protein, yielding MLVMFLDRSRTEEIARLSHGRLDEVPFAAVLHALALEERTAVLSIQRGPLKKEVFFEDGFVVDCRSNLIHETLGRFMMALGKISAEDLHRTLNVSFERGVRLGEVLQEEGIVTAVELARLLQQNLAKKVLDLFTWRDGSYQIVDEVPATGSPLKMKVPQLVVTGVAKFTSTEEIRRMVDALREAGVFWDHMRQGLLEDLRLSSEQQHLAHLLAQGWGVDEVVAASPIEDQEIFRLLYAFGVLGLIAAAPQRIETGVEAGVEAVPEAAVEMAPAPVSSAEEAAPVTTADEVSSGLSALAEIAAVDPAADDLVPVVAPSTAVVPEFGETDPQPAAEPSEALAQIYLDYRGRDAFDLLGVPETVTMSRLRVAFLAFSERFAPWSFPEAGLADKARDLFLAGAQAFGDLADGERRQALIEGRRSRVESPVTSSMAIETDLLDSEKQFEKGKGEMERGDFEQAVTTLQFAADCDPQNAEYRAELAYCRYLAEPQRLDHAIIELQDVLRLEADCGEANLYLGELLMERDEWQRSEDHLRRANRMLAPDRRPIESLKALAVRRRRG
- the add gene encoding adenosine deaminase — translated: MVATGTPAESPRTPLVELHRHLDGNVRVSTILDLGQRHGIALPADTVEGLRPHIELAEPKPDLLAFLARFELLRGILVDYDAVRRVVRENLEDAAAEGIDYIELRFSPYFMAEPHGLDPQGVVEAACDALKEARGQVEVQAKLIGIISRNYGTEIGWQELEACLAGRHRGLVALDLAGDEAGYPGELFVDHFRRAREAGLRTIAHAGEAAGPESVRQAVLGLEAERIGHGVRAIEDQATLALLVERGIPLEVCPTSNVHTSTFGSYAEHPLKQLLAAGIKATLNTDDPAISGIDLAHEFRIAEEELGLGPEELETLRRNAFEGAFLNAEERQALVNRPS